Proteins co-encoded in one Sulfurimonas sp. HSL1-2 genomic window:
- a CDS encoding DUF3015 family protein — MKKVLVSLAAVAALSSAAFAGVNSQTGCGLGAMIIKDDSSAIMLALQATTNGTSANQTFGITSGTSGCKRMPLVMNDRAAEFVASNMDQIAKEAAIGGGESVDTLAELLKVEDKAAFAASLQQNYNSIYTSGDVKMADVLDNIATVEG; from the coding sequence ATGAAAAAAGTACTTGTAAGTCTTGCTGCGGTTGCGGCGCTCAGTTCGGCGGCTTTCGCCGGTGTCAACAGCCAGACGGGCTGCGGTCTCGGTGCGATGATCATCAAAGATGACAGCTCCGCGATTATGCTCGCACTCCAGGCGACCACCAACGGTACCTCTGCAAACCAGACGTTCGGTATCACCTCCGGTACGTCCGGCTGTAAGCGCATGCCGCTGGTTATGAACGACCGTGCTGCCGAATTCGTCGCGTCCAACATGGATCAGATTGCGAAAGAGGCTGCGATCGGCGGCGGTGAATCCGTCGATACGCTTGCGGAACTGCTCAAAGTCGAAGACAAAGCGGCTTTCGCGGCTTCCCTGCAGCAAAACTACAACAGCATCTACACGTCCGGCGACGTCAAGATGGCTGACGTTCTCGACAACATCGCAACCGTCGAGGGCTGA
- the aat gene encoding leucyl/phenylalanyl-tRNA--protein transferase gives MIPQQIRYELAFPDPRDADESGIVAFGGDLSPSRLLLAYRSGIFPWYSKGDPILWWSPDPRFILNLEDFVLRRSLRKRLKHFDIRFNTAFSDVVRACATTPRPGQEGSWILPEMVEAYEVLHAMGHAHSVEAWQEGRLVGGLYGVEVGGMFCGESMFAHVSDASKAAFAALVEHLKARGFEMIDAQVPTEHLKSLGAIEVSRDYFLMRLEQLRDKGIMGFMQA, from the coding sequence GTGATTCCGCAGCAGATCCGCTATGAACTGGCATTCCCCGACCCGAGGGATGCCGACGAATCGGGTATCGTCGCCTTCGGCGGCGACCTGTCACCTTCACGGCTGCTGCTGGCCTACCGCAGCGGCATTTTTCCCTGGTACAGCAAAGGCGACCCCATTTTGTGGTGGTCCCCCGATCCCCGGTTCATTCTCAATCTTGAGGACTTCGTGCTGCGCCGTTCGCTCCGTAAGCGCCTCAAACATTTCGACATCCGTTTCAACACTGCCTTCAGTGACGTAGTCCGCGCCTGTGCGACGACACCCCGTCCTGGACAGGAGGGGAGCTGGATCCTGCCGGAGATGGTCGAGGCCTACGAAGTTCTGCACGCGATGGGACACGCCCACTCGGTCGAAGCGTGGCAGGAGGGGCGGCTCGTCGGCGGACTGTACGGGGTCGAAGTCGGGGGCATGTTCTGCGGCGAATCGATGTTCGCCCATGTCAGCGACGCTTCCAAGGCCGCCTTTGCCGCATTGGTAGAGCACCTGAAGGCGCGCGGCTTCGAGATGATCGATGCCCAGGTGCCGACGGAGCATCTCAAAAGCCTCGGCGCCATCGAGGTGAGCCGCGACTATTTCCTGATGCGTCTCGAACAGCTGCGCGATAAAGGTATAATGGGTTTCATGCAAGCGTAA
- the clpA gene encoding ATP-dependent Clp protease ATP-binding subunit ClpA, which yields MISAELNAVFQKALLYAKDQRHEYLTIEHVFYALLGSKEGIAIIRECGGDVASMRAAVSRYLSMTMEPLPEDVTQEPFETVALSRMIDQMIRHIQSAQKQQAEVGDLVAAIYEEKHTYACQVLLESDINRVDVLEVISHKDVQPQSVSDAEESYLEKYTVELVAQARAGRIDPVIGRQDEIERVVQTLCRRKKNNPLLVGEPGVGKTAIAEGLALRIADGEVPELLEEAPVYALDLGAMLAGTKYRGDFEKRLKGVIDEVTAHKNAIMFIDEIHTLVGAGAVNGGSMDASNQLKPALASGAMKCMGATTYAEYRNVFEKDRALSRRFAKIDVDEPSQAESIEILKGLRPKYEKHHKLTYEDKALEVAVSLSKKYISDRFLPDVAIDLIDEAGASFHLKKHDRNVVKALDIENVIAKMTGIPTSQVCEDDTLRLEYLERDLRAKVIGQDAAVEKVALAIKRSRAGLNPEERPIASFLFAGPTGVGKTELAKSLAETLGVHFERFDMSEYMEKHALSRLVGAPPGYVGYEQGGLLTEAIRKHPYTVLLLDEIEKAHPELINVLLQVMDNATLTDNNGYKANFKNVILIMTSNVGATERSVMGFNADSSLARGEALKAFFTPEFRNRLDAVIEFAPLDREIVEGIVDKFIAELNMQLASKGIAITLGEKARGYLAEMGYDKAMGARPLGRIIQEKIKDPLTNEMLFGRLKAGGKVHVDYKNEIVFTYDEHAEEEAAV from the coding sequence ATGATCAGTGCCGAACTTAATGCCGTCTTTCAAAAAGCGCTGCTGTATGCCAAGGATCAGCGGCATGAATACCTGACGATCGAGCATGTCTTTTATGCTCTGCTCGGTTCCAAAGAGGGGATCGCGATTATCCGGGAGTGCGGCGGCGACGTCGCGTCCATGCGCGCTGCGGTGAGCCGCTACCTCTCCATGACGATGGAGCCCCTGCCCGAGGACGTGACCCAGGAGCCTTTCGAGACCGTTGCGCTGTCACGCATGATCGACCAGATGATCCGCCACATCCAGAGTGCGCAGAAGCAGCAGGCGGAGGTCGGCGATCTCGTGGCGGCGATCTACGAAGAGAAGCACACCTATGCCTGCCAGGTGCTGCTCGAGAGCGATATCAACCGCGTCGACGTCCTGGAGGTGATCTCGCACAAGGATGTGCAGCCCCAGTCCGTTTCGGATGCGGAGGAGAGCTACCTCGAGAAGTATACGGTAGAGCTGGTGGCGCAGGCCCGCGCCGGCCGCATCGACCCCGTCATCGGGCGCCAGGACGAGATCGAGCGGGTCGTGCAGACACTCTGCCGGCGTAAAAAGAACAACCCGCTGCTCGTCGGCGAACCCGGCGTCGGCAAAACAGCCATCGCCGAGGGCCTGGCCCTGCGCATTGCGGACGGGGAGGTCCCCGAACTGCTCGAAGAGGCCCCCGTCTACGCCCTGGACCTCGGTGCGATGCTGGCGGGGACGAAATACCGCGGTGACTTCGAAAAACGCCTCAAGGGGGTGATCGATGAGGTGACGGCGCACAAGAACGCCATCATGTTTATTGACGAGATCCATACGCTCGTGGGCGCCGGTGCCGTCAACGGCGGCAGCATGGACGCTTCCAACCAGCTCAAACCGGCCCTCGCGTCGGGGGCGATGAAGTGTATGGGGGCGACGACCTATGCCGAGTACCGCAATGTGTTTGAAAAAGACCGCGCGCTGAGCCGCCGCTTTGCCAAGATCGATGTGGATGAGCCGAGCCAGGCCGAGAGCATCGAGATCCTCAAGGGGCTGCGTCCCAAATACGAAAAGCATCACAAGCTTACCTACGAGGACAAAGCACTCGAAGTGGCGGTATCGCTGTCGAAGAAGTATATCTCCGACCGCTTCCTGCCCGACGTGGCGATCGACCTTATCGACGAGGCGGGGGCATCGTTCCATCTGAAAAAACATGACCGCAACGTCGTCAAGGCGCTTGATATCGAAAACGTCATCGCGAAGATGACGGGAATCCCGACCTCGCAGGTCTGCGAAGACGATACCCTGCGGCTTGAATATCTTGAGCGCGATCTGCGCGCCAAGGTGATCGGGCAGGATGCGGCGGTCGAGAAGGTCGCGCTGGCGATCAAACGCAGCCGCGCCGGGCTCAACCCCGAAGAGCGGCCGATCGCGTCGTTCCTCTTTGCCGGACCGACGGGCGTCGGGAAAACCGAACTGGCCAAGTCCCTGGCGGAGACGCTGGGGGTTCATTTCGAGCGCTTCGACATGAGCGAATACATGGAGAAGCATGCGCTCTCGCGCCTGGTCGGTGCCCCTCCGGGTTATGTCGGCTATGAGCAGGGCGGTCTGCTCACCGAGGCGATCCGCAAACACCCCTACACGGTGCTGCTGCTCGACGAGATCGAAAAGGCCCACCCGGAGCTGATCAACGTGCTGCTCCAGGTGATGGACAATGCGACGCTGACGGACAACAACGGCTACAAGGCGAATTTCAAGAACGTCATCCTGATCATGACCTCCAACGTCGGGGCAACAGAACGCAGCGTCATGGGCTTCAATGCCGACAGCAGCCTGGCCCGCGGCGAAGCGCTCAAGGCCTTCTTTACGCCGGAGTTCCGTAACCGCCTCGACGCCGTCATCGAGTTTGCCCCGCTGGACCGCGAGATCGTCGAGGGGATCGTCGACAAATTCATCGCCGAACTCAACATGCAGCTGGCATCGAAGGGCATTGCGATCACCCTGGGCGAGAAAGCCCGCGGTTATCTCGCGGAGATGGGCTACGACAAAGCGATGGGGGCCCGCCCGCTCGGAAGGATCATCCAGGAGAAGATCAAGGACCCGCTTACGAACGAGATGCTTTTCGGCCGTCTGAAAGCAGGCGGGAAGGTCCATGTCGATTACAAGAACGAGATCGTCTTCACGTATGACGAACATGCGGAGGAAGAGGCGGCGGTGTGA
- the clpS gene encoding ATP-dependent Clp protease adapter ClpS, with protein MSTKRELELEGELLLKEPGQYKVILLNDDYTSMDFVVEVLMSIFHKSYQEAEQIMLDIHRQDRGICGVYTYEVAETKVMQVSRLAREHGYPLKATMEEA; from the coding sequence TTGAGTACGAAAAGAGAGCTTGAACTTGAGGGTGAACTGCTGCTCAAGGAGCCGGGACAATATAAAGTGATTTTGCTCAACGACGATTACACTTCCATGGATTTCGTCGTCGAGGTTTTGATGAGTATTTTTCACAAGAGTTATCAGGAAGCGGAGCAGATCATGCTCGATATCCATCGCCAGGACCGTGGGATCTGCGGTGTCTACACTTACGAAGTGGCAGAGACCAAAGTGATGCAGGTCAGCCGTCTGGCGCGGGAGCATGGGTATCCGCTCAAGGCAACGATGGAGGAAGCGTAA
- a CDS encoding Rieske 2Fe-2S domain-containing protein, giving the protein MERRNFLKVVGATGAVIAIDPSTIGQTLMAKDGSLYKRYARVQLVDGSGAPLKADALKTGENYVFNYPYAGTSCLLVNLPKPTAKDVALTDEFGNEYIWKGGVGSGGTIVAFSGICPHQLTHINKNDSFITFRNPGERFEGDIVCDGHTSVYDAERGCRVKEGKAPQPLAAIVLEVGSDNTLWAVGVLGKDKFHEFFQSFRRELKEQFGSKRQAKAKVGEHAVTVPMRDYTRDIVKL; this is encoded by the coding sequence ATGGAACGCAGAAATTTTTTAAAAGTGGTCGGTGCTACCGGTGCCGTGATCGCGATCGACCCCTCAACGATCGGCCAGACGCTGATGGCCAAGGACGGATCGCTCTACAAACGTTATGCCAGAGTGCAGCTCGTCGACGGCAGCGGCGCACCGCTGAAGGCCGATGCCCTGAAAACGGGTGAGAACTATGTTTTCAACTACCCCTACGCGGGTACGAGCTGCCTGCTGGTCAATCTGCCGAAACCGACGGCAAAGGATGTCGCACTGACGGATGAGTTCGGGAATGAGTACATCTGGAAAGGGGGTGTCGGAAGCGGGGGGACGATCGTCGCTTTCAGCGGGATCTGCCCGCACCAGCTGACACACATCAACAAAAACGACAGTTTCATCACCTTTCGCAACCCCGGCGAACGTTTTGAGGGCGATATCGTCTGTGACGGGCATACCTCGGTCTACGATGCGGAGCGGGGCTGCCGCGTCAAGGAGGGTAAAGCGCCGCAGCCGCTGGCGGCGATCGTGCTCGAGGTCGGCAGCGACAACACCCTCTGGGCGGTGGGCGTGCTGGGCAAAGACAAGTTCCACGAATTTTTTCAAAGCTTCCGACGCGAGCTCAAAGAGCAGTTCGGCAGTAAGCGCCAGGCAAAAGCAAAGGTGGGCGAACATGCCGTCACGGTGCCCATGCGCGACTATACCCGCGACATCGTCAAACTCTGA
- a CDS encoding FAD/NAD(P)-binding oxidoreductase, with amino-acid sequence MGLSRRELLKLSGVAAVAMGAAGCSQMGLSPEEGAAENEGSVGIGTEAPLPKSDAPRVVVVGGGWSGLTVAKYVKKYAPNADVVLVEQRSEFMSCPVSNLWLVDAVELDFLMHDYLQAARENRYTYFNATVVGVDKAKRVVMTSDGDLSYDYLVLAPGVDYDYSGWTKDTLLERRLRTEYPAGFKPGSEHLSLRSKVLDFEAGNFILTVPGGNYRCLPAPYERACLIADYFKKEGIEGKVVLIDENEDVTIKAEGFHSAFEKLYKDYIEYIPGTKITAFDLDKKEITTEYDDVIPFADAAFYPHVRGGKILEVAGVAKDSIFNKMEADINVLTYEVNGHPEIYCAGDVRPMGFSKSGNTANTEGVYIAKRIAAKINGGGETPWESPLTICYSAVSSDPVLAISINAAYAYDAKAKRFAFANVYANETWDGRVGINNGRGLMEWAKGMYRDMFNA; translated from the coding sequence ATGGGATTGTCACGAAGAGAGTTGCTCAAACTGTCCGGAGTCGCTGCTGTAGCGATGGGGGCTGCGGGGTGTTCGCAAATGGGGTTGTCGCCGGAAGAGGGTGCGGCCGAAAACGAGGGAAGCGTCGGGATCGGTACGGAAGCCCCGCTGCCCAAAAGCGATGCGCCGAGGGTGGTCGTTGTCGGCGGCGGCTGGTCCGGCCTGACGGTGGCCAAATACGTCAAAAAGTATGCGCCGAATGCGGATGTGGTCCTGGTCGAACAGCGCAGCGAGTTCATGTCCTGCCCGGTCAGCAATCTCTGGCTGGTAGATGCCGTCGAACTGGACTTTTTGATGCATGACTACCTGCAGGCCGCACGGGAAAACCGCTACACCTATTTTAACGCGACGGTCGTCGGGGTCGACAAGGCCAAGCGGGTCGTGATGACGAGCGACGGCGATCTTTCCTATGATTACCTTGTGCTGGCACCGGGGGTCGATTACGACTATTCCGGATGGACGAAAGATACGCTGCTGGAACGCCGGCTGCGGACGGAGTACCCGGCCGGTTTCAAGCCGGGCTCGGAACACCTCTCCCTGCGGAGCAAGGTACTCGATTTCGAAGCGGGCAATTTCATTCTGACGGTGCCCGGCGGCAACTACCGCTGTCTTCCTGCTCCCTATGAGCGTGCCTGTCTGATTGCCGATTATTTCAAAAAAGAGGGGATCGAGGGCAAGGTCGTCCTGATCGATGAGAACGAAGATGTCACGATCAAGGCCGAGGGGTTCCACTCCGCCTTTGAAAAGCTTTACAAGGATTACATCGAGTATATCCCCGGTACGAAGATCACGGCGTTCGATCTGGACAAAAAAGAGATCACGACCGAATACGACGATGTCATCCCTTTCGCGGATGCGGCGTTCTATCCGCACGTGCGCGGAGGCAAGATCCTGGAAGTCGCCGGGGTTGCGAAGGACAGTATCTTCAACAAAATGGAGGCAGATATCAACGTGCTGACCTACGAAGTTAACGGCCATCCGGAGATCTACTGCGCCGGTGATGTCCGGCCGATGGGCTTCAGCAAATCCGGCAACACGGCCAATACGGAAGGGGTCTATATCGCCAAGCGCATCGCCGCCAAAATCAACGGCGGGGGCGAAACACCTTGGGAATCCCCGTTGACGATCTGCTACTCGGCGGTTTCCAGCGACCCGGTCCTGGCCATTTCGATCAATGCCGCCTACGCCTACGATGCCAAGGCCAAGCGTTTCGCCTTTGCCAATGTCTATGCCAATGAGACGTGGGACGGCCGCGTCGGCATCAATAACGGTCGGGGCCTTATGGAATGGGCCAAGGGTATGTACCGCGACATGTTCAACGCATAG
- a CDS encoding SUMF1/EgtB/PvdO family nonheme iron enzyme, with amino-acid sequence MMRIFFLFLFLGASLLFSATVEQMKSEKRYALVIANGLVTETGDDKAVASAQALASFLKSKGFKTVTAFNLDRGELIKTFRSFDKELTPNAVITLVYSGRMVVHDAQAWILPARMKLEGLPQLRLSAVSFDFLLQKLQRHTPRVSIGLIDAFAYGGKPNTTDGELILDAIKDVKEADSLVRWNGKAASSPLFGHVAGDVGNGHDDMDSLADKLSKAGVHSRIAAADFYFNVPAKLLTPADKAWQRAETKNSVVGYEAFLIAYPDSAYTQTATGRINTLKVKEKSAAADSAQNKELEKVEAELKVQQAELARLKAEQQALSNGTETAEAAPLYYEPTEMVAIPEGIYLMGSDRFDNSKPVHMVTVQAGLKMSTYEVSNLEYSAFLKATGTKYRKKKLLKNESAAVAYVSWEEAMAYAAWLSQVSGKSYRLPTEAEWEYAARAGSDTLYAWGDSAANAAQYAWMATNAHGFVHSRGLLQPNAFGLFDMAGNVAEWCLDGATPDYKSAPSKAAKTGSDNDAMKIIRGGSIKSRDEGLSPSYRDSNIPTYRSEMVGFRLILES; translated from the coding sequence ATGATGCGTATTTTTTTCCTCTTTTTGTTCCTGGGTGCCTCTTTACTCTTTTCCGCCACCGTAGAGCAGATGAAGAGTGAGAAGCGTTATGCTTTGGTGATCGCAAACGGACTCGTCACCGAAACGGGTGACGACAAGGCGGTGGCATCGGCCCAGGCGCTGGCGTCGTTTCTGAAATCCAAGGGTTTCAAGACGGTCACGGCTTTCAACCTCGACCGCGGGGAGCTCATTAAGACCTTCCGCAGCTTTGACAAAGAGCTCACTCCGAATGCCGTCATTACGCTTGTCTACAGCGGGCGGATGGTCGTCCATGATGCGCAGGCATGGATCCTGCCGGCGCGGATGAAGCTGGAGGGGCTGCCGCAGCTGCGTCTATCGGCGGTCAGTTTCGACTTTCTGCTGCAGAAACTGCAGCGCCACACCCCCCGTGTCAGTATCGGACTCATCGACGCCTTTGCCTATGGCGGCAAACCCAATACGACGGACGGCGAACTGATCCTTGACGCGATCAAGGATGTCAAAGAGGCCGATTCCCTGGTACGCTGGAACGGCAAAGCGGCAAGCTCACCGCTCTTCGGTCACGTGGCGGGGGACGTCGGGAACGGGCATGACGATATGGACAGCCTGGCCGACAAACTCTCCAAAGCGGGCGTCCACTCCCGGATCGCCGCCGCAGACTTCTATTTCAACGTCCCTGCCAAGCTGTTGACGCCTGCGGACAAAGCGTGGCAGCGTGCGGAGACCAAAAACAGTGTCGTCGGGTACGAAGCCTTCCTGATCGCCTACCCCGATTCTGCATACACCCAGACGGCAACAGGCCGGATCAATACGCTCAAGGTCAAGGAGAAGAGCGCTGCTGCAGATTCCGCCCAGAACAAGGAGCTTGAGAAGGTGGAAGCCGAGCTCAAAGTGCAGCAGGCGGAGCTGGCGCGCCTCAAAGCAGAGCAGCAGGCGCTTTCAAATGGAACCGAGACAGCTGAAGCGGCACCGCTCTATTATGAGCCGACAGAGATGGTGGCCATACCGGAGGGGATCTACCTGATGGGTTCGGACCGTTTCGACAACAGTAAGCCCGTCCATATGGTCACGGTCCAGGCCGGCCTGAAAATGAGTACCTATGAAGTCAGCAATCTGGAGTACAGCGCCTTTTTGAAAGCAACGGGGACGAAGTACCGCAAGAAAAAACTGCTTAAAAACGAGAGCGCCGCTGTGGCTTACGTCAGTTGGGAAGAAGCGATGGCCTACGCCGCCTGGCTCAGCCAGGTCTCCGGCAAATCGTATCGCCTGCCGACGGAGGCGGAGTGGGAATACGCTGCCCGTGCCGGAAGCGATACCCTCTATGCGTGGGGAGACAGTGCCGCCAATGCCGCACAGTATGCCTGGATGGCGACGAACGCACACGGCTTCGTGCACTCGCGCGGCTTGCTGCAGCCCAACGCCTTCGGCCTCTTCGATATGGCTGGGAACGTGGCGGAGTGGTGTCTGGACGGGGCAACCCCCGATTACAAAAGCGCCCCGTCCAAAGCAGCGAAAACGGGTTCGGACAATGATGCCATGAAAATCATCCGCGGCGGTTCCATCAAAAGCCGGGATGAGGGCCTTTCGCCCTCCTACCGCGATTCCAATATTCCTACCTACCGCAGTGAAATGGTCGGCTTCAGGCTCATTCTCGAGTCCTAA
- a CDS encoding aminotransferase class I/II-fold pyridoxal phosphate-dependent enzyme: MNRFEAFTTQFVQGTGAKEGAISPVIANSAAFAYGDPETAEGIFDGSVKKPLYARVGNPTSGKLEGLLAQMEGGVGAIATSSGMGATALAVMSLLESGDEIISIGGLFGGTYSFFEETLQRFGIRTAFFDVDALEEVESVINAKTKLIFLESVGNPNMRLPDLQAVAAIADAHGIALMVDNTVTPLSIQPLKLGADIVVYSTTKLIAGNASALGGAAVFRAIGEGKDKFKTSRYASIHKFIDKMGAMALVAVGKKRAMRDFGMSPSAFNSYLTLLGLETLPLRLNRIVESVETVAHALKEAGLNVNHPALRDHPHHDRYTTQFVNGTGPLLTIDMGSAEAAYAFLRKTKLVTITANIGDSRTLALHMASTIYSDFGDNERAFLGITPGLIRVSIGLENPDDLIRDFIAAAE; encoded by the coding sequence GCAGAGGGGATCTTCGACGGCAGCGTCAAAAAACCGCTGTACGCCCGGGTGGGCAACCCGACATCCGGCAAGCTTGAGGGGCTCCTGGCACAGATGGAGGGGGGTGTCGGTGCCATCGCGACGAGCTCGGGGATGGGCGCAACGGCCCTGGCCGTAATGTCGCTGCTGGAGAGCGGGGACGAGATCATCAGTATCGGCGGACTTTTCGGGGGGACATACTCCTTTTTTGAGGAGACCCTGCAGCGTTTTGGTATCCGTACCGCCTTTTTTGACGTTGATGCCCTCGAAGAGGTGGAGTCCGTCATCAATGCGAAGACCAAGCTGATTTTCCTCGAGAGTGTCGGCAATCCGAACATGCGGCTGCCGGACCTGCAGGCAGTTGCGGCCATCGCCGACGCCCACGGGATCGCCCTGATGGTCGATAACACCGTGACGCCGCTGAGCATCCAGCCGCTCAAACTCGGTGCGGATATCGTTGTCTATTCGACGACGAAACTGATCGCTGGCAACGCTTCGGCTCTCGGCGGCGCCGCCGTCTTCCGTGCGATCGGCGAAGGCAAAGACAAATTCAAAACGTCACGCTACGCGTCGATCCACAAGTTCATCGACAAAATGGGGGCGATGGCCCTTGTCGCGGTTGGCAAAAAACGGGCGATGCGCGATTTCGGCATGAGCCCGTCGGCGTTCAACAGCTACCTGACGCTGCTGGGCCTCGAAACGCTTCCGCTGCGTCTGAACCGGATCGTCGAAAGCGTCGAAACGGTGGCGCATGCGCTCAAAGAGGCCGGCTTGAACGTCAACCACCCGGCGCTGAGGGATCATCCGCACCATGACCGGTATACGACACAGTTTGTAAACGGGACGGGGCCGCTGCTGACAATCGATATGGGCAGCGCGGAGGCCGCCTATGCCTTTCTGCGCAAAACGAAACTGGTGACGATCACGGCCAACATCGGCGACAGCCGGACCCTGGCGCTGCATATGGCGTCGACGATCTACAGCGATTTCGGCGACAATGAACGGGCATTTCTCGGTATTACACCGGGGTTGATCCGCGTATCGATCGGGCTGGAAAACCCTGATGATCTTATCCGGGATTTTATTGCCGCGGCAGAGTAA